One region of Marispirochaeta aestuarii genomic DNA includes:
- a CDS encoding SpiroCoCo family coiled-coil protein encodes MLFDSFFQAGNIITLAIVLIILAVYRQLDKDNRSLEKLKKFADRMKDDIGSFVDEKSRDMQNLAIELDVHQKTAKEILSRLGKSEEQLQERSWHLDEVRERIEGYDASLKELGTMTGKVEENLRRIASESEFVDTVAKRVKAVAGQLDGVEKSIPGIEQRLKQDSQKILEALKQDIIKGVYDDVGRLKKEARQAGEQVDEFASFISSLQEKQSDTERESLDALRSSADELLQELDSSRKNLENEFSANIESLGTAMQEEITGRIRAIMDDGRNLEGEIFDSLREYIEGRVGDVKAETAAWKVSADRNLESFQEGLEKRMAELNDRLGAFRREAETTFAQAAVTTETLKSQLREQYEEIRDAGESWKQEVENSLEGHRLGIQKKTSELESRLLEYEEDTGYRFSRIEEITRDMDQLEENLKASMDRVSAKIRKEFADFAAQLAAERGEEHAKAEQDLGAIRSAMGELENELNELKSRAYDSVSEKLKLFEDDFFSDLRERNASMQNQFQEWKEKVRTSLDALGEESGQKRRELEERYSEELEERLTALRNELQSGMKDFEGQVNAFYGRIEQKISTTETDMKSLEDGIRQDVEDARRQSRASFETIFTEHDTSIKDQIKKSEREFQGEIKRLGDDLDAGRKELSSLLDAAKSDVTVWQAQILQQLKEAESQVSEDLAGFKLSARENTASLVQAYTEEQEELVQNSQAERARIRNEIKNLNESVIELQSELRKRTEEAFDRQSRETENSLAEFQKRSRELLSEADVRLKEFRESAADIKEKVEGAQGKLFGKIEDQYKILSVKLQEIDKRQKNFVTQTKIFDRADSLKISLEENLEDLKSEIARVDAMSKEIKESERKFIKVQKLGEEVSAKFTRFLNERGRIEEMEGDFKKLINLSQAIDVKLNDVTSSNDTLTSLQAQLRQLEELEKDVNVKFERLESKGNILDATTSGVDKNFQSLRELEGRVKDLGSQLSVLPKEFESVKKEIHVLSENKERADQVMEKLKDLDSILNDVEERSQNLQQAREWLARTETRLQEVSKQAQEQVKLLGSIMKEETRRVSREKGSPNLGAREVVTKLAHQGWSVEEIARATKLSRGEVELILELLPKKS; translated from the coding sequence ATGCTATTCGACTCTTTCTTTCAAGCGGGAAATATAATCACCCTGGCAATAGTTCTTATTATACTGGCGGTGTATCGCCAGCTCGATAAGGACAACCGGTCTCTGGAGAAACTGAAGAAGTTTGCCGACAGGATGAAGGACGATATCGGCTCCTTTGTCGATGAAAAGAGCCGGGATATGCAGAACCTGGCCATTGAACTCGATGTACACCAGAAGACAGCAAAAGAGATCCTGTCCCGCCTCGGGAAATCGGAGGAGCAGCTTCAGGAACGGAGCTGGCATCTGGACGAGGTGCGGGAAAGGATCGAAGGCTATGATGCCTCCCTGAAAGAGCTGGGGACCATGACCGGTAAGGTGGAAGAGAATCTCCGGAGAATCGCCTCGGAGTCCGAATTCGTCGACACCGTAGCCAAACGGGTAAAAGCGGTGGCCGGGCAGCTGGACGGGGTGGAAAAGTCAATCCCGGGTATTGAACAGCGTCTCAAGCAGGATTCCCAGAAGATACTCGAGGCCCTTAAACAGGATATCATTAAAGGCGTTTACGACGATGTGGGACGCCTCAAAAAAGAGGCCCGACAGGCCGGTGAGCAGGTAGATGAGTTTGCCTCCTTCATCTCTTCCCTGCAGGAGAAACAGAGCGATACCGAACGGGAATCCCTCGATGCCCTCCGTTCCTCCGCGGACGAACTGCTTCAGGAACTGGACAGCTCCCGCAAGAATCTTGAAAACGAGTTCTCCGCGAATATTGAATCCCTGGGAACAGCCATGCAGGAAGAGATTACCGGGCGTATCAGGGCCATTATGGATGACGGTCGCAACCTGGAGGGAGAGATCTTTGATTCCCTGAGGGAATACATCGAGGGCAGGGTAGGGGATGTAAAGGCCGAGACCGCCGCCTGGAAGGTTTCCGCGGACAGAAACCTGGAATCTTTCCAGGAGGGGCTTGAGAAGCGGATGGCGGAGCTCAACGACAGGCTCGGTGCATTCCGCCGGGAGGCGGAAACGACCTTTGCCCAGGCTGCCGTGACAACTGAAACCCTGAAGAGTCAGCTGCGGGAGCAGTATGAAGAGATACGTGACGCCGGTGAATCCTGGAAGCAGGAGGTGGAAAACAGCCTGGAAGGGCACCGGCTGGGAATTCAGAAAAAGACCTCCGAGCTTGAATCCCGGCTCCTGGAATATGAAGAAGATACGGGCTACCGCTTTTCCCGTATAGAGGAGATTACCCGGGACATGGATCAGCTGGAGGAGAACCTCAAGGCTTCCATGGACAGGGTCTCCGCGAAAATACGGAAGGAGTTTGCCGATTTTGCCGCGCAACTCGCTGCCGAAAGGGGAGAAGAGCATGCGAAGGCGGAGCAGGATCTGGGGGCCATCCGCTCGGCCATGGGAGAGCTTGAAAATGAGCTTAACGAACTGAAATCCAGGGCCTATGACAGCGTTTCGGAGAAGCTTAAACTCTTTGAAGATGATTTCTTCTCTGATCTGCGGGAGCGGAATGCCTCGATGCAGAACCAGTTCCAGGAGTGGAAAGAGAAGGTGCGTACCAGCCTGGATGCCCTCGGGGAAGAGTCGGGTCAGAAGCGACGGGAACTTGAGGAGCGCTACTCGGAAGAACTCGAGGAGCGCCTGACTGCCCTTCGGAACGAACTGCAGTCGGGTATGAAGGACTTCGAGGGGCAGGTGAACGCCTTCTACGGACGGATCGAGCAGAAGATCTCCACTACTGAAACGGACATGAAGAGCCTTGAAGACGGAATCCGGCAGGACGTTGAGGATGCACGGCGTCAGTCCAGGGCTTCCTTCGAGACGATTTTCACCGAGCACGATACCTCGATAAAGGATCAGATAAAGAAGTCCGAGAGGGAGTTCCAGGGTGAAATAAAGCGTCTGGGTGATGATCTGGATGCGGGACGAAAAGAGCTTTCGTCGCTGCTTGATGCAGCCAAGTCCGACGTAACGGTCTGGCAGGCTCAGATACTTCAGCAGCTGAAAGAAGCTGAATCTCAGGTAAGCGAAGACCTGGCGGGATTCAAGCTGTCTGCCAGGGAGAATACCGCCTCTCTGGTTCAGGCCTATACGGAAGAGCAGGAAGAGCTTGTACAGAACAGCCAGGCCGAGCGAGCCCGGATACGCAATGAGATCAAAAACCTCAATGAATCGGTCATTGAGCTGCAGAGTGAGCTGCGAAAACGTACCGAGGAGGCCTTTGACCGTCAGAGCCGTGAGACGGAGAATTCCCTGGCGGAATTCCAGAAACGTTCCAGGGAGCTGCTTTCCGAAGCGGATGTACGGCTTAAGGAGTTCCGGGAGTCCGCGGCGGATATTAAGGAAAAGGTTGAAGGAGCCCAGGGCAAGCTCTTCGGCAAGATAGAGGACCAGTACAAGATACTGTCCGTGAAGCTGCAGGAAATCGATAAGCGGCAGAAGAACTTCGTAACCCAGACTAAAATCTTTGATCGTGCGGATTCTCTGAAGATATCCCTTGAGGAGAATCTTGAGGATCTCAAGTCAGAAATTGCCCGGGTCGATGCCATGAGCAAGGAAATCAAGGAGTCGGAACGGAAGTTCATAAAGGTGCAGAAGCTCGGCGAGGAGGTCTCCGCCAAGTTTACCCGTTTCCTGAACGAGCGGGGACGCATCGAGGAGATGGAAGGGGACTTCAAGAAGCTCATCAACCTGTCCCAGGCCATTGACGTAAAACTGAACGATGTTACCTCCTCCAATGATACCCTGACCTCTCTGCAGGCCCAGCTGCGTCAGCTGGAAGAGCTTGAGAAGGATGTTAATGTCAAATTCGAACGCCTTGAAAGCAAGGGAAACATCCTGGACGCCACAACCTCCGGGGTGGATAAGAACTTCCAGAGCCTCAGGGAGCTCGAGGGTCGGGTCAAGGATCTGGGTAGTCAGCTGTCGGTTCTGCCAAAAGAGTTTGAATCGGTCAAGAAAGAGATCCATGTACTGTCCGAGAACAAGGAACGGGCCGATCAGGTTATGGAAAAACTGAAGGATCTTGATTCCATACTGAATGATGTCGAGGAACGCAGTCAGAATCTTCAGCAGGCCCGGGAGTGGCTGGCCCGGACTGAAACCAGGCTTCAGGAAGTGAGCAAGCAGGCCCAGGAACAGGTTAAACTGCTGGGATCAATCATGAAAGAAGAGACCCGCCGGGTTTCAAGGGAGAAGGGCTCTCCCAATCTCGGGGCCCGGGAAGTGGTTACCAAGCTTGCTCATCAGGGATGGAGCGTGGAAGAGATCGCCAGAGCGACAAAACTGAGCCGGGGAGAGGTTGAACTGATTCTGGAACTCCTGCCGAAAAAGAGCTGA
- the grpE gene encoding nucleotide exchange factor GrpE → MSKQQNEEVVENQPQEVVESTENERSEAAATEPSTTEAQVEADDGLEVLRKRIQELEAENSKLKDQYLRKSADFDNFRKRMFREKEESVKYANTNLLSDIINIIDDFERAIKSSQESKDFDMFHSGIELIEKQFTGMLERNWGLKRFESEGEPFDPQKHEAINMEEREGLQDQTVLEDYQKGYMLHDRVLRHSKVKVGVPKVAPSGNSDDNDQNQNKE, encoded by the coding sequence ATGTCCAAGCAGCAGAATGAAGAGGTGGTCGAGAATCAACCTCAGGAGGTTGTTGAATCCACCGAAAACGAGAGGTCTGAAGCAGCCGCTACTGAGCCCTCGACTACTGAAGCGCAGGTAGAAGCAGATGACGGGTTGGAAGTTCTCCGCAAGAGAATACAGGAACTTGAGGCGGAAAACAGTAAACTCAAAGATCAGTATCTCAGAAAAAGCGCAGATTTCGACAACTTTCGCAAACGGATGTTCCGGGAAAAGGAAGAATCGGTAAAATACGCCAATACCAACCTTCTCTCGGATATCATCAACATCATCGATGATTTCGAACGGGCTATAAAATCATCTCAGGAATCGAAGGATTTCGATATGTTTCATAGCGGGATCGAACTGATCGAGAAGCAGTTTACCGGGATGCTGGAGAGAAACTGGGGCCTCAAACGCTTTGAGAGCGAAGGCGAGCCCTTCGATCCACAGAAGCACGAAGCGATCAACATGGAGGAGCGTGAAGGCCTTCAGGATCAGACGGTCCTGGAGGATTACCAGAAAGGCTACATGCTTCACGATCGCGTATTACGGCACTCGAAGGTCAAGGTCGGGGTACCCAAAGTAGCCCCGTCCGGGAACTCGGATGATAACGATCAAAACCAGAACAAGGAATAA
- the dnaK gene encoding molecular chaperone DnaK: protein MGRIIGIDLGTTNSCVAVMEGGEPVVIQNSEGQRTTPSIVGFTAKGERLVGQPAKNQIVTNPENTVYSIKRFMGRRFGEVPAEIGMVPYKIKDSGNGEVRVAVHDKEYSPQEISAAVLQKMKKTAEDYLGETVSEAVITVPAYFNDAQRQATKDAGRIAGLEVKRIVNEPTAASLAYGFGKDKKEEKIAVYDLGGGTFDISVLELGDGVFEVKSTNGDTHLGGDNFDQRIIDWLVSNFKNDYGIDLTQDRMALQRLKEASEKAKIELSSTHSTEINLPFITADSSGPKHLQYSLTRAKFEQMVADLVEKTKDPCIKAMKDAGVVPEDIDEVILVGGSTRMPAVQAIVKELFKKEPHKGVNPDEVVAMGAAIQGGILGGDVKDVLLLDVTPLSLGIETLGGVFTKLIERNTTIPTRKSQIFSTAADNQTAVSIHVLQGEREMANQNRTLGRFDLVGIPAAPRGVPQIEVTFDIDANGIVHVSAKDMGTGKEQKIRIESSSGLSEDEINKMVKDAEMHAAEDKKEREKIEVRNEADNLIYATEKSLKEYGDKVGDSDRNAIQSALDDLKGSLDTASVEDLRNKIQTLTQASHKLAEEMYKNTAAQSGGDGAQAQGASGSSDESSSQGSDSGNVEDVDYEVVDDDEKDN from the coding sequence ATGGGAAGAATAATCGGCATCGATTTAGGAACTACAAACTCTTGCGTTGCAGTTATGGAGGGTGGAGAACCGGTAGTTATTCAGAACTCCGAGGGGCAGCGAACAACACCGTCAATTGTGGGTTTTACCGCGAAGGGTGAGCGCCTGGTAGGGCAGCCTGCGAAGAACCAGATTGTAACCAATCCGGAAAACACCGTCTATTCGATCAAACGTTTCATGGGGCGCCGTTTCGGGGAGGTCCCGGCGGAGATTGGAATGGTCCCCTATAAAATAAAGGACTCCGGAAACGGCGAGGTGCGGGTCGCTGTCCACGACAAAGAGTACTCCCCCCAGGAGATCTCTGCGGCTGTTCTGCAGAAGATGAAGAAGACCGCTGAAGACTATCTCGGCGAGACCGTAAGCGAAGCGGTTATTACCGTTCCCGCTTACTTTAACGATGCCCAGCGCCAGGCGACCAAGGACGCAGGACGTATTGCCGGCCTCGAAGTCAAGCGTATAGTCAACGAACCGACCGCAGCCTCCCTGGCATATGGATTCGGCAAGGATAAAAAGGAAGAAAAGATCGCCGTATACGACCTGGGCGGCGGTACCTTCGATATTTCCGTTCTCGAACTCGGGGACGGCGTGTTCGAGGTAAAATCGACCAACGGCGATACCCATCTTGGAGGAGACAACTTCGATCAGCGGATAATAGACTGGCTGGTTTCCAACTTCAAGAACGATTATGGTATTGATCTTACCCAGGACCGTATGGCCCTGCAGCGACTGAAAGAGGCATCGGAGAAGGCCAAGATCGAGCTTTCCAGCACCCATTCGACGGAGATCAACCTTCCCTTTATTACCGCCGATTCTTCAGGACCGAAGCACCTGCAGTACAGCCTTACCCGGGCCAAATTCGAACAGATGGTCGCGGACCTGGTGGAGAAAACCAAGGATCCCTGCATAAAGGCCATGAAGGACGCCGGGGTAGTGCCGGAGGATATCGACGAGGTGATCCTGGTGGGCGGTTCAACCCGTATGCCCGCTGTACAGGCCATTGTAAAGGAACTCTTCAAGAAAGAGCCCCACAAGGGCGTCAATCCCGACGAAGTGGTTGCCATGGGCGCTGCAATTCAGGGTGGAATCCTCGGGGGTGACGTAAAGGATGTTCTGCTTCTGGATGTTACCCCTCTCTCTCTGGGAATTGAAACCCTGGGTGGTGTGTTTACCAAGCTCATTGAACGGAACACCACCATTCCCACCAGGAAGAGCCAGATATTCTCCACGGCAGCGGACAACCAGACTGCGGTATCCATCCATGTACTTCAGGGGGAGCGGGAAATGGCCAACCAGAACCGGACCCTCGGCAGGTTCGACCTTGTGGGTATTCCCGCTGCACCCCGGGGCGTCCCGCAGATCGAGGTAACCTTCGATATCGATGCCAACGGTATCGTCCATGTTTCGGCCAAGGACATGGGAACCGGTAAGGAGCAGAAGATCAGGATCGAGAGCTCTTCGGGCCTGTCCGAGGACGAGATCAATAAAATGGTCAAGGATGCTGAGATGCATGCCGCGGAGGACAAGAAGGAGCGGGAGAAGATCGAGGTCCGTAACGAGGCTGATAACCTGATCTACGCTACAGAGAAAAGCCTGAAGGAGTACGGTGACAAGGTTGGAGACTCCGACAGGAACGCCATACAGTCGGCTCTGGACGATCTTAAGGGCAGCCTTGATACTGCATCGGTTGAAGATCTGCGGAACAAGATACAGACCCTTACACAGGCGTCTCACAAGCTGGCTGAGGAGATGTACAAGAATACCGCAGCTCAGTCGGGCGGCGACGGCGCTCAGGCACAGGGTGCCTCCGGTTCCTCCGACGAAAGCTCTTCCCAGGGCAGCGACAGCGGCAATGTGGAGGATGTGGATTACGAGGTTGTTGACGACGACGAGAAAGATAATTAA
- the dnaJ gene encoding molecular chaperone DnaJ, whose amino-acid sequence MAKRDYYEVLGVSKDASKEEIKRAYRKLAVQNHPDRNPGDKEAEERFKEATEAYEVLGDDQKRQTYDQFGFAGLEGMAGGGTHDYSTVFRDFEDIFGDFGGIFDSFFGGGSRGGRRRSSGTGNRGADLRYNLEVPFRDAVFGTKVEISYRKNAACSVCSGKGTTSGSGKRVCPTCGGSGQVRRSSGFFSIASPCPTCSGEGYIIENPCSACAGSGVQPKNQKIKVTIPPGIEHGKRINIPGQGDAGSNGGSPGDLYVYISVAPHRFFERDRNDLYCVIPISMTQAALGAEIFVPTLDDKKIKVKIPAGTQNGKILRIRSEGVPHLHNAQSRGDLYIKISVSVPTKLSGKAKSLLKEFSELEGENTHPEPVPLSQLR is encoded by the coding sequence TTGGCCAAGCGTGATTACTACGAAGTCCTGGGGGTGTCCAAGGACGCCTCGAAAGAAGAGATAAAAAGAGCCTATCGAAAACTGGCGGTACAAAACCATCCGGATCGCAATCCCGGCGATAAGGAAGCGGAGGAGCGCTTTAAGGAGGCCACCGAGGCCTATGAGGTCCTGGGAGACGATCAGAAACGGCAGACCTATGATCAGTTCGGTTTTGCCGGACTTGAAGGCATGGCAGGCGGCGGTACCCACGACTACTCCACCGTATTCCGGGATTTTGAAGATATCTTCGGTGATTTCGGTGGCATATTTGACTCCTTCTTCGGCGGCGGCAGCCGGGGCGGCCGACGCCGATCGTCGGGTACGGGTAATCGCGGCGCGGACCTGAGGTATAACCTGGAGGTTCCTTTTCGGGATGCGGTTTTTGGTACCAAGGTGGAGATCTCCTATCGAAAGAACGCCGCCTGTTCAGTATGCAGCGGCAAGGGAACAACCTCCGGAAGCGGCAAACGTGTGTGTCCGACCTGCGGGGGGTCCGGGCAGGTGCGCAGAAGTTCCGGTTTCTTTTCAATAGCTTCACCCTGTCCGACATGTTCAGGAGAGGGATACATCATCGAAAATCCCTGTTCCGCCTGCGCCGGTTCCGGGGTTCAGCCCAAAAATCAGAAAATCAAGGTTACCATCCCGCCGGGAATCGAACATGGAAAAAGAATAAACATTCCCGGACAGGGGGATGCCGGATCAAACGGGGGATCTCCGGGAGATCTGTACGTATATATTAGCGTCGCTCCCCACAGGTTCTTCGAACGGGACAGAAATGACCTGTACTGTGTGATCCCGATTTCCATGACCCAGGCGGCTCTGGGGGCTGAGATCTTTGTTCCGACCCTGGATGACAAAAAGATCAAGGTAAAGATTCCCGCGGGAACACAGAACGGAAAAATACTGAGAATCAGAAGTGAAGGGGTACCCCATCTGCACAATGCGCAGTCCCGGGGAGATCTCTATATAAAAATCAGCGTCTCCGTTCCCACAAAGCTTTCAGGAAAGGCCAAGTCCCTTCTTAAGGAATTCTCAGAGCTGGAGGGAGAAAATACTCATCCTGAGCCTGTTCCTCTTTCTCAATTGAGATAA
- the rlmB gene encoding 23S rRNA (guanosine(2251)-2'-O)-methyltransferase RlmB produces MSFLTGFHAIEEALKSAGRGKGTLYVSGKGPRIKKIEELAARRGVPLVRLSAPELRELSSSEHRGIALSIEGYTPESSFEGFIESIGDNQTSLLVLLLDGITDPHNFGAILRSADQFEADFVCIPERRAASETEVVANSSAGAVHHVPFAQVPNLSRAVEKLKKHGFWVYGAAMGGDPIHSVDLTGRIAIVLGSEGRGISANLATHCDAEVAVPTRGRLDSLNVSVAAGIILYEIRRQQAW; encoded by the coding sequence ATGAGTTTTTTAACAGGTTTCCATGCAATAGAAGAGGCTCTCAAGTCGGCAGGAAGGGGCAAAGGGACGCTGTATGTTTCAGGAAAGGGCCCCAGGATAAAAAAGATCGAAGAACTTGCCGCGAGGAGGGGGGTACCCCTTGTGCGTCTCTCCGCCCCTGAACTCAGGGAACTCAGTTCCAGCGAGCACCGGGGCATAGCCTTATCCATAGAAGGGTATACCCCTGAAAGTTCCTTTGAAGGATTCATTGAATCCATCGGGGATAATCAGACCAGCCTGCTGGTTCTCCTGCTGGACGGAATTACCGATCCCCATAACTTTGGCGCCATTCTGCGTTCCGCGGACCAGTTTGAAGCCGATTTTGTATGCATCCCGGAACGTCGTGCCGCTTCCGAAACTGAGGTTGTGGCCAACAGTTCCGCTGGTGCCGTCCATCATGTGCCCTTTGCCCAGGTACCGAATCTCTCCCGGGCTGTGGAGAAACTGAAAAAACATGGTTTCTGGGTATACGGTGCCGCCATGGGGGGGGATCCGATCCATTCGGTGGATCTTACCGGCCGGATTGCCATTGTCCTCGGCAGCGAGGGGAGGGGAATTTCCGCAAATCTGGCCACCCACTGTGACGCGGAGGTCGCGGTTCCGACGAGAGGCAGGCTGGATTCTCTGAATGTCTCGGTGGCCGCCGGCATCATTCTCTACGAGATCCGACGTCAGCAGGCCTGGTAG
- the lepB gene encoding signal peptidase I has translation MKTKITTLIQGQRNNPSWYLPALLLIIWTLDSLFSIFFTGFRSVDWALLTSLAIKLLILSLNSFFLYRLFLKEDSRWYKKAKTYAGYFIVFVYVFYNLPRMSWEMSGLINDTVYTRLWIASFVSTLLPTLFYLSLWYPPFQKAWGVYISKAEQKELRRQQKEKRIKRPLKTAIWENVDAVLQSIIIVIILQHFIFQLYVIPTESMVPTYLIKDRTLVTKFQSGPAIPLTKWRLPVLSKPERGDIVVFQSPEYTHKTLARRVFQQFIYYITLTMVDIDRDDNGMPRKRFIVKRLVGEPGEKLMMIDDTLYVKRQGTDFVPLEEDKTYSHVDLYAQPERIREKIEYMPLDASTRQMLDYWDAYKSNADIRGLSLELEQLWDSLRRDLESFNPSDVEYLENNLIGQMLQRGNNPEDLLEEIHIRLESIGLKAFQYADSYRYDILLLLDALTGDGSDLEDYVQGGIDSANSSTENEFKESSKKLNLIFKVQQVRRLQLFADFVQERATPAEISSSVDFASAQQDAEELFRYLTEFYDNRNFPPIPEERDAYIPRGSYFLMGDNRYNSLDFRHSHTGRSLSSLDKDDRVSIMYFSLLDPYLLESKNILGKAVATFWPPGRIGLTR, from the coding sequence ATGAAGACCAAAATTACCACGCTGATACAAGGGCAGCGGAATAATCCTTCCTGGTATCTGCCAGCCCTTCTGCTGATCATATGGACACTTGATTCCCTGTTCTCGATATTCTTTACCGGATTCCGCAGCGTGGATTGGGCCCTTCTGACATCCCTGGCGATAAAATTACTGATACTATCCCTGAACAGTTTTTTTCTGTACAGGCTGTTTCTCAAGGAAGATTCCCGCTGGTACAAGAAAGCAAAGACCTACGCCGGATATTTTATTGTATTTGTCTATGTTTTTTACAACCTGCCGCGGATGTCCTGGGAAATGTCCGGACTGATAAATGATACCGTATACACCCGGCTGTGGATTGCTTCCTTTGTTTCCACCCTGCTGCCGACCCTCTTTTACCTGAGTCTCTGGTATCCGCCCTTTCAAAAAGCCTGGGGAGTATATATCTCTAAAGCTGAGCAGAAGGAACTTCGGCGACAGCAGAAGGAGAAGCGTATAAAGCGTCCCCTTAAAACCGCGATATGGGAAAATGTCGATGCGGTTCTGCAGTCCATTATTATTGTAATAATTCTGCAGCATTTTATATTTCAGCTCTATGTTATTCCCACCGAATCCATGGTACCGACCTATCTGATCAAAGACCGTACCCTGGTAACGAAGTTCCAGTCCGGACCGGCCATTCCCCTGACAAAATGGCGGCTCCCGGTTCTTTCCAAACCAGAACGGGGAGATATCGTTGTATTCCAGAGTCCCGAATACACCCACAAGACCCTGGCCCGACGTGTTTTCCAGCAGTTTATCTACTATATAACCCTGACAATGGTTGATATTGACCGTGATGACAACGGAATGCCCCGCAAGCGCTTCATAGTAAAAAGACTGGTCGGGGAACCCGGTGAAAAACTGATGATGATCGACGACACACTGTATGTAAAGCGTCAGGGAACGGATTTTGTCCCCCTCGAAGAGGATAAAACCTACTCCCATGTTGATCTGTATGCTCAGCCCGAGAGGATACGTGAGAAGATTGAATATATGCCTCTGGATGCCTCGACGCGTCAGATGCTCGACTATTGGGATGCCTACAAATCGAATGCAGATATCCGCGGACTGAGCCTTGAGCTGGAACAGCTGTGGGATTCTCTAAGGCGAGACCTGGAAAGCTTTAACCCTTCGGATGTGGAATATCTTGAGAACAACCTGATCGGGCAGATGCTGCAGCGGGGAAACAATCCGGAGGATCTTCTTGAAGAGATCCATATCCGCCTGGAATCAATCGGCCTGAAGGCATTCCAGTATGCCGACTCCTACCGCTACGATATTCTCCTGCTGCTCGATGCCCTCACCGGGGACGGCAGCGACCTTGAGGACTATGTGCAGGGGGGAATCGACTCTGCGAACAGCAGCACTGAAAATGAGTTCAAGGAATCCTCCAAAAAGCTGAACCTGATTTTCAAGGTCCAGCAGGTACGGCGTCTGCAGCTTTTTGCGGACTTTGTACAAGAACGCGCAACCCCGGCGGAGATCTCGTCTTCAGTGGATTTTGCATCTGCCCAGCAGGACGCCGAAGAGCTGTTCCGCTACCTGACCGAGTTTTACGATAACCGGAATTTTCCTCCCATACCCGAAGAGAGGGATGCCTATATCCCCAGGGGAAGCTATTTTCTCATGGGAGACAATCGGTACAATTCCCTTGATTTCAGGCACTCCCACACCGGGCGGAGTCTCAGTTCCCTGGACAAGGACGACCGCGTTTCCATCATGTATTTCTCGCTGCTGGACCCTTATCTGCTGGAGTCTAAAAACATTCTTGGTAAAGCTGTAGCGACCTTCTGGCCTCCCGGAAGGATCGGACTTACCCGATAG
- a CDS encoding AIR carboxylase family protein, with product MKDILVLIGSESDKDSVQPAVELMKEKKISFDLKVYSAHRNLEELQKFLRENEDSYRLIIAAAGLSAALPGVVASISTKPVIGVPLVAGALSGIDALLSILQLPKGIPVATMGIGKQGVLNAVHLAERILKV from the coding sequence ATGAAAGACATTCTGGTTTTAATCGGTTCAGAATCGGACAAGGACTCGGTGCAGCCTGCCGTGGAGCTGATGAAGGAAAAGAAAATATCCTTCGATCTGAAGGTATATTCGGCCCATCGCAACCTGGAGGAACTTCAGAAATTTCTCAGGGAGAATGAGGACAGCTACCGTCTGATTATCGCCGCCGCAGGCCTTTCTGCAGCGCTTCCGGGGGTGGTTGCCTCCATATCCACAAAACCGGTAATCGGGGTTCCTCTTGTAGCCGGGGCTTTGAGCGGCATTGATGCCCTGCTTTCCATACTGCAGCTCCCGAAGGGCATTCCCGTAGCTACCATGGGCATAGGAAAACAGGGAGTTCTGAACGCGGTACACCTTGCCGAAAGGATTCTGAAGGTTTAG